The segment GAATGCGGGAATTATCGCTAGCAAAAAAATTACTGTGGCTTACAGTCTCAAGTATATTATTAACAGTAATAGTATTGTCGGTTACGTTGTGGTGGCAATTATCATCAAGTAACAAAGACTTAGCTGTTAAATCAGAAGGGTACATTGTTGCCGAGGTTGAGCATAAACTTAATTCAAATGCAGCCGCTTATGGTGAAAAAATAGCAGGCTTTATTAACGAAGCCTATCGCGTACCTTATTCATTAGCCGCTTTGTTAGGCGATGCTGCACAAAGTCAAAATTTAGATCGCGATACGGTTGTGAGCATTAACCGTTCGATGTTAGAGCAAAATACGTTGCTTTCTTCTATATATTCGCAATTTGAGCCAAATGCTTTTGATGGGCAAGATTCGAGCTTTAAGCAAGGGTATAAACACTCAGTTACTGGCGATGGCACCTTAGAGGTGTATATTACTCGCGATCAAAACGGCGTCATTGAGCAGCAAAAAGTAGCCAACGCAGCCGATAAATATATAACCTCATTAAACGAGTTTGGTATTCGCGAAGCGCATTGGTACTTATGTGCAAAAGACACGTTAAAGCCGTGTATTATGGAACCTTACTTATACGAAATCCCATCGGGCGATTCAGTAATGTTGACCTCGTTAACTGTGCCGATATTAAAATCGGGCCAGTTTATAGGTTTAGCTGGTGCTGATTTAACCCTACCTACCTTTCAAGTAATGACCGAGCAATTGTCTAGCGAGTTATATAACGGGCAAGCAAAAGTAACGCTTTTGAGCGACATCGGTTTAGTGGTGGGCAGTAGCCATTATAAATCTAAATTAGGGCGCCCATTTAAAGAGGCTGTTAGTTCCGCTACTTTTAAAGAAGCCGAAAGATTCAAAGGTCAAAAAGGCATTTTTAAAATGTCGTCAGAGTATTTAGTTAATTACCCTATAAATATTAAACTTGCGAATACTCAGTGGTCTTTACTTATTGAAGTACCTACTAATTTAGCGCTTGAAGGACCTAATGCTCTTGCTAAAGGAATGGATGATACAGCAAGCTACTTAGGTGTGATGATCTTAATTACAGGTGCTGTAATAGCGCTAATCGCATTTATAATTATGAAAATTGTGGTGGGCAGCGTGGTTGCTCCTCTTGAGCAAATTCAACAGCGTGTAGATAACCTAGCCAGCTCTGAGGGCGACTTGACACACACACTCCACGTTGATACTCATGCTGAACTTATTGCTCTTGCTGGTGGGTTTAATGCCTTTTTAACTAAATTACGAGGCTTAATTGCAGAGCTAAAAGATGTTTCATCGCAAACTAAGCATCAAGGCGAAATAGCGCAGCATATTGCTATTGATACCAAGCACAACGTGCAATCACAATTTCAAGAAATTGAAAGCGTGGTAACCGCCATGAATGAAATGAGCGCTACTGCACTTGAAGTTGCAAGAGCCTCTGAGCAATCAGCTCAACAAGCGGATGAAATAAATGGTTTAGTGGTAAGTAGTGAGTCGAGCTTGTCATCGGCTATGAGCCAAGTTAAAACCATGTCTGAAGAAATAAAAGAAGCTAACCAAGCTGTTGAAAAAGTGGCGTCGCGTAGTAAAGACATTACACAAATTTTAGATGTAATCAGAACGATTTCAGAGCAAACAAACTTACTTGCACTGAATGCAGCCATTGAAGCAGCACGTGCTGGCGAGCATGGCCGAGGTTTTGCGGTTGTTGCCGATGAAGTACGAGCACTTGCTTCTAAAACCCGTTCATCTACCGATGATATTAGCCAACTTATTGATAGCTTATTGTTAGAAGTAGGTAATGCATCTACCGTAATTGAAAAAGGCGTAGTACGCGCTGAAAGCGCAGTAGACGAAACCTCAGTTGCCTTTGATGCTCTGCATAGCGTGGTAGTAAAAGTAGACGAAATTACTAATCAAATTACGCACATTGCCACCGCAGCTGAAGAGCAAAGCTTAGTAACCGAAGAGATAAACCGTAACCTAACGCTTATCTCTGATGCGGCATCGCAGCTTGCTGATTTATCTACCCAAGCGGGCGATAGCAGCGAAGCGCTTAATGCATTGGTAGCGCAACAAGATAGCGAGCTTAATAAGCTTAAAACGTAAAAAAGTAAGATATAAAAAAGCGGCTAATTCAGTATGAATTAGCCGCTTTTTTTGTTGAGACTTTTTTAGCTGTGAGTAATGCGAAAAGTTATAGCTTTTTGATCAAGGCAAACATTTGATTGATCATCGGATGCGCTAATTGCTCAACCCCTGGGCGGTTAAAGTAGCCACGTAGCCCAGTAAATTGCACCTGAAAAAACTGCGCATATTCAAGTGCCGTAAGATTACTACTAAGCTCATTATTTTTAATAGCTTGAGCAAACAAGGTTGTTAGGTAAGCTTCAAACTTTGCCGATAAGTCTAAACTCAGTTCATATAAAGAGGCATCTTTTTCTGCAAATTCACTGTTTGCTTTTACCAACATACAAATAGCACTTGGGCTACAGTCTTTGGTTTTAATTATTACGTTTTCTACAAACGCACGCAAACCACCTATAACAGTGTCAGAGCTTGCTAAAAACCCGTCAATTTGGCTTTTCATTTGTACGGTGTAGTCTTTTAAAGACTCACTATATAAGCCTTCTTTAGAGCCAAACGCCGCATAAATACTGCCTGGGCGCATATTAATTGCCTCTTGTAAATCGCGGGTTGAGGTTGCTGTAAACCCCTTTTCCCAAAACAATTGGCTTGCAACGCGAATTACATTCTCGCGTTCAAATTTAACTTTGTTAGCCATTTTAATCTCAACTATTTTGAACGTATGCTCAATTTTAACTTGAACAGTCGCTCAAAATCAAATAGTATGTGTCTCGAAGTTACTCAAACACATTAATTTATTGGAGCAGAACATGGCAGAATTTACGTTATATACTCAAGACAACGCACCTGAAGAATCAAAATCGCTTATGGCTGATTCAGTAGCAGCATTTGGCATGGTGCCTAACCTTCACGCAGTAATGGCAGAAGCGCCTACGCTACTTAAAGGCTACCAAGTACTGCACGACTTATTTCAAAAAACATCGTTTAATGCAGAAGAGCTAACAGTAGTATGGCAAACAATTAACGTTGAGCACGAGTGTCATTACTGTGTACCAGCGCACAGCGCAATTGCCGCTTCAATGAAAGTTGACCAAGGTATTGTTGATGCACTAGTAAACAAAACACCACTAGCAGATGCAAAACTTGAAACACTACGTGAAACAACGCTTGCAATGACACGCGATCGCGGCGTAATTAGCGATGAGCAAATTGAGAAGTTTTTTGCAGCAGGTTACGCTAAGCAACAACTACTAGAAATTATTGTTGGTTTATCGCAAAAAGTAATGAGCAATTACACAAATCACCTTGCTGATACACCAGTTGACGAACCATTTAAAAAGTTCGCTAAATAATAGCCGTTTTATAAATAACAAAGGCAGCCTAGGCTGCCTTTTTGTGTTTTAAATGCAAAGTTATTTAAATTTGACGGTTTTTGTACTACGAGTATAAATACGCTGCTCGGGCTTAGTCCATTCACCCTTTTTTAAATATGAGGTTGAGACTATAAATGTATCGTCTTTTAACTCGCTCATCGACTTAACCTTAGTAATACCATCTTGACTGCCTGTCACGTCTTCATAGGCTACAAATTGAGTAGGGCTGAGCACTTTCATGGTGCCTTTTGTGTAAAACCCTGCGGTAGTGAAATAGTAAAACACTAATGACTCTTTTTTACTGTCGTAAAAAATCATCGATTCACCACCATATTCGCCTTCATTAATAGAGTGCTTGGTATGTATAGCTTTACCATTTAATGCCCGCTCCCATCGGCCTACATCTTGAACTGGTTTGGCACCTTCAGGCACTTTAAAGTCGGCCTGCCAAGTGCCTAAATAAGGCTTAAATACGGCAAGTTCTTTATCAAGGTTGGTTGGGGTATCGGATGCATAGCTGCTAATTGTGTATAAGCATAATACTAAGAATAGCGCTTTAAAATATGTCATAATTTGGCTCTTATTATTTTGGTTTAACAGCTTTTAGTATAGGCGAACATTAATTGATAAAGAAAACATTAATCACGTTCTCACTGCTTTATTTAGCAATAATTTGGCTTGCGTATCTATCTCAGTACTTGCCTATTTACATACCTATTTATGTACCAGGTTATATAAGCTCACTGAGCCTAATCACTTTTATAATGTACGCATGGGATAAGCGACAAGCTAAACAATCAACGCATAAAAAAGTTAACCGCACGAGCGAGCGAACACTCCAGTTATTATCATTATTTGGCGGCTGGCCCGGTGCGCTCATTGCACAGCAATGGCTTAGGCATAAATCGCAAAAACGTCGTTTTATAGGTGTGTTGTGGTTGTGTATTATTTTAAATATAAGTGGGGCAGGTGGTGTATTGTATTTTTTGATAGGTAGCTAAAATTATGCCTTTAAAACGAGGTTTAAAGGCATAATTCAAAATTCTATTTAGTGTTTAGTTAGCCGCTTCAGTTGCTGCTACTTCATCTAAATTTACAGTTAAAATAGTCTTTTTATCTACAGCAACCCACTTGCGGTAAGTTAGGTAGCCAGGTTTGCTTACTTCAACGTCGTATTCACCTTCTTTCAGCTCAATAGCGTCTTCGTATACAGGCTTTATGTTCATTATGCGTACGCGTGCATCACTAGGGTTAGTGATTACAGTTAATGAAATAGGTGCTACAGCTTCAACAATTTCTTCTTGTACTTGAACTGCTTCTTCTTTTGCCGTTTGCTGCGTTTCGTCTACTGACGATGTAGTAGAACAACCACTTAGTATTAATAGTGCTGCTAGTGCGCTTATCTTTTTCATAGGTACTCCATAAACTCATTTAAATAGTAATAATTACGAAAAATCTTGGAGGAGTTTATGCAAAATGATCGCTCAACTCGTCGTCCTTGACCTTCGTTTGTTAAAACAAAACGTTTGTTAGTTTAATATATATCGTTATTTTTAGTTATTTGGTGATACTCACCAAATAAAAACAGTTGTTTAAAGCATTACATTATCAAGAGACTGAGTAATAGCTTCGCTTCTTTCAACTAGTTGTTCTGCTGTGCGGTACATCTTTCTTTTCATTAATGTATTTGCCATAGTGATGTAGCGTCTAGATAATTCTTGTTTTAAAGAAACCAATAAAGAAAAGTCCTTAGGTAACGCTGCAGACTCAGTATTGATTAACTCTTCAAAGTCTAATAAATCTTTATACTCTTCAATTGTCTCTAGTTTTTGTGTGTATCTGTCAAATCTTGGGCCGTAAAATACAACGGCATCTTCAGTTGGAAAATCAGCTTGTTCACCTAGGTTAATTTTCTTTTGGTAGAGCGTTAAAGCATCTATCGCCGACTCTCTTTTAAGAAGGTTTGCGAAACCAAGTTCATTTTTTTGATTATTAGTGAAAATAGCTTTACCAACATTAAGTAAAGATTTTTGCGTGATCACATCATCTTCTTCAATAGCTTTATCTAAGGCAAGTTTGTAATTATCAAAATGTATTTCAGACGGACGATAAACGTAGGTACTATCTACTACGCTTAAATCATTGATTAATTGTGGAATACTATTATTGTCAAGTTCACTATAGCGAGATTGCTCAAGTAACAAATCAATACGAGAAGTAATATCCGAA is part of the Pseudoalteromonas carrageenovora IAM 12662 genome and harbors:
- a CDS encoding methyl-accepting chemotaxis protein, translating into MRELSLAKKLLWLTVSSILLTVIVLSVTLWWQLSSSNKDLAVKSEGYIVAEVEHKLNSNAAAYGEKIAGFINEAYRVPYSLAALLGDAAQSQNLDRDTVVSINRSMLEQNTLLSSIYSQFEPNAFDGQDSSFKQGYKHSVTGDGTLEVYITRDQNGVIEQQKVANAADKYITSLNEFGIREAHWYLCAKDTLKPCIMEPYLYEIPSGDSVMLTSLTVPILKSGQFIGLAGADLTLPTFQVMTEQLSSELYNGQAKVTLLSDIGLVVGSSHYKSKLGRPFKEAVSSATFKEAERFKGQKGIFKMSSEYLVNYPINIKLANTQWSLLIEVPTNLALEGPNALAKGMDDTASYLGVMILITGAVIALIAFIIMKIVVGSVVAPLEQIQQRVDNLASSEGDLTHTLHVDTHAELIALAGGFNAFLTKLRGLIAELKDVSSQTKHQGEIAQHIAIDTKHNVQSQFQEIESVVTAMNEMSATALEVARASEQSAQQADEINGLVVSSESSLSSAMSQVKTMSEEIKEANQAVEKVASRSKDITQILDVIRTISEQTNLLALNAAIEAARAGEHGRGFAVVADEVRALASKTRSSTDDISQLIDSLLLEVGNASTVIEKGVVRAESAVDETSVAFDALHSVVVKVDEITNQITHIATAAEEQSLVTEEINRNLTLISDAASQLADLSTQAGDSSEALNALVAQQDSELNKLKT
- a CDS encoding TetR/AcrR family transcriptional regulator; this encodes MANKVKFERENVIRVASQLFWEKGFTATSTRDLQEAINMRPGSIYAAFGSKEGLYSESLKDYTVQMKSQIDGFLASSDTVIGGLRAFVENVIIKTKDCSPSAICMLVKANSEFAEKDASLYELSLDLSAKFEAYLTTLFAQAIKNNELSSNLTALEYAQFFQVQFTGLRGYFNRPGVEQLAHPMINQMFALIKKL
- a CDS encoding carboxymuconolactone decarboxylase family protein — protein: MAEFTLYTQDNAPEESKSLMADSVAAFGMVPNLHAVMAEAPTLLKGYQVLHDLFQKTSFNAEELTVVWQTINVEHECHYCVPAHSAIAASMKVDQGIVDALVNKTPLADAKLETLRETTLAMTRDRGVISDEQIEKFFAAGYAKQQLLEIIVGLSQKVMSNYTNHLADTPVDEPFKKFAK
- a CDS encoding DUF1294 domain-containing protein — its product is MIKKTLITFSLLYLAIIWLAYLSQYLPIYIPIYVPGYISSLSLITFIMYAWDKRQAKQSTHKKVNRTSERTLQLLSLFGGWPGALIAQQWLRHKSQKRRFIGVLWLCIILNISGAGGVLYFLIGS
- a CDS encoding PEGA domain-containing protein, coding for MKKISALAALLILSGCSTTSSVDETQQTAKEEAVQVQEEIVEAVAPISLTVITNPSDARVRIMNIKPVYEDAIELKEGEYDVEVSKPGYLTYRKWVAVDKKTILTVNLDEVAATEAAN